A segment of the Pedobacter faecalis genome:
AGCTTTGTAAACTGGGACGTGCTCATTGTGCAATACAACATTGCCAACAGAAACAGCATCCAATTGGACCTCGATCATCTGCAGTCTATGTCGGACAAGACCTTGCCCTTGCTTTGGGAGCATAGAGCATTATTTAAGAATGAAAACCTTCTCGACCGGGTTATGTCCTTCAAGAAGCGTTACGCTAGACAAAGCTGGCAATCCTACAATTATGCAGATCAGAAAACCTGGGAATATTTCAAAACAGCCAAAAAATAGTCGTAACAATACAATGCGGTTTCTTGGTATAAAGACTGGGAAATTGTAGATTTGGACAAATTTTTTCAGAATGAATATTCACGAATATCAAGGTAAAGAAATACTTAAGAGTTTTGGAGTAGCCGTGCAGGAAGGCATCGTTGCCGACACGGTAGAACAAGCTGTAGAAGCTGCTAAAAAAATGAAAACCGACTTTAATTCCGACTGGGTTGTGGTAAAAGCACAGATCCATGCAGGCGGACGCGGTAAAGGCGGTGGCGTTAAATTAGCCAAAAACCTTGACGAGGTGAAGGAAAAAGCAGGTGCTATTATCGGCATGCAGCTCGTAACCCCGCAAACTGGTCCGGAAGGCAAAAAAGTAAATAAAGTACTTATTGCACAGGATGTATACTACCCGGGTCCTTCAGAAACAAAGGAGTTTTACATGAGCGTACTGCTGGACCGTGCAAACGGACAAAACATCATCATGTACTCTACCGAAGGTGGTATGGACATTGAAGAGGTTGCTGAAAAAACCCCTAACCTGATATTTAAAGAAGCGGTTGACCCGAAAGTGGGCCTGCAAGGTTTCCAGGCACGTAAAATTGCCTTCAACCTTGGGCTAAGCGGTGCAGCCTTCAAAGAAATGGTAAAGTTTGTAAGTGCTTTGTATAAGGCATACGACAATACCGATTCGGCGATGTTCGAGATCAACCCTGTATTGAAAACATCCGATGACAAGATCATCGCTGTAGATGCTAAGGTAAATCTTGACGAAAACGCCCTTTTCCGCCATGCTGATTATGCAGCAATGCGCGACAAAACAGAAGAAGATCCAACCGAAGTTGAAGCAAGCGAGTCTAACCTGAACTATGTGAAACTTGACGGAAACGTAGGTTGTATGGTAAACGGTGCTGGTTTGGCTATGGCGACGATGGATATCATCAAAATCGCTGGTGGTGAGCCTGCAAACTTCCTTGACGTGGGCGGTACCGCAAACGCACAAACGGTAAAAGCAGCTTTCAACATCATTTTGAAAGACCCTAACGTAAAAGCTATCCTGATCAACATCTTCGGTGGTATTGTTCGTTGCGACCGTGTAGCACAAGGTGTTATTGATGCGTATAAAGAGATCGGTAACGTTCCCGTTCCAATCATCTGCCGTCTGCAAGGTACAAACGCAGAAGAGGCTAAAAAACTGATCGACGAGTCAGGATTAAAGGTTTATTCAGCTATCGCACTGAAAGATGCGGCAGACCTGGTAACCAAAGTACTGGCTTAATAAGAAAAACGGACTGATCGAGCATCAGATTCAATAATCAAAAAAAGGGATATCCAAACGGTATCCTTTTTTTTTGTCTGCTAACATATGCTCTATTTAAACTTATAGCTACTCGATTATCGCTGAACTTGCAGCCACTTAAACGTTGCCGGATCCGCTTCGAGTACATCTACCCCATCCTTTCCCGGCTTAAAAGTGATATCTATAACCGCCGTTGCCCGTGGCGAAACCCGGGTGTCCGACCGGTGGGTATGCAACACATATCGCAGTTTACCTTCTTTGTCCGCAAATACATCACCGTGCCCTGAGCCATTATATCCGACAGTCTTCCTGCTGATAATCGGATTGCCCTCATACTTCTTCCATGGTCCGGTTGGAGAAGTTGCCGTAGCATAGCCTACCGCATAATCCTTGTTACGGAAATCATTCGAAGAATAGATCAGATAGTACAGTCCCTTATGCTTGAACACAGTCGGCCCCTCCGCCACAGGCCAGTCAGAACCCGCAGTATTCTCCCACTCAGCAGTGCTGGCTATACATTCTTTTTCCGTGCCTGGAACAATGTCCGACAAATCCTTCTTCATTTCCACCACAAAAATGCGGTTGCCCTCCTGTAATTTAACATGATACAAGTACACCTTACCCCCGTCAAAGAAAACAAATGGATCAATTTGCTTGCCCGATCCGCTCAGGGCGACCGGACGAGTTTGTTTAAAGGGTCCGGCGGG
Coding sequences within it:
- the sucC gene encoding ADP-forming succinate--CoA ligase subunit beta, producing MNIHEYQGKEILKSFGVAVQEGIVADTVEQAVEAAKKMKTDFNSDWVVVKAQIHAGGRGKGGGVKLAKNLDEVKEKAGAIIGMQLVTPQTGPEGKKVNKVLIAQDVYYPGPSETKEFYMSVLLDRANGQNIIMYSTEGGMDIEEVAEKTPNLIFKEAVDPKVGLQGFQARKIAFNLGLSGAAFKEMVKFVSALYKAYDNTDSAMFEINPVLKTSDDKIIAVDAKVNLDENALFRHADYAAMRDKTEEDPTEVEASESNLNYVKLDGNVGCMVNGAGLAMATMDIIKIAGGEPANFLDVGGTANAQTVKAAFNIILKDPNVKAILINIFGGIVRCDRVAQGVIDAYKEIGNVPVPIICRLQGTNAEEAKKLIDESGLKVYSAIALKDAADLVTKVLA
- a CDS encoding glycoside hydrolase family 43 protein — protein: MRFSKVLAGFLLGALSFTSLESIAQQASVFLADPTVFADKGKYFLYGTSSPMGFRAYESADLISWKAIERPDGLALKKGDAFGNGGFWAPQIFKHKGNYYMAYTADEQIAIAKAASPAGPFKQTRPVALSGSGKQIDPFVFFDGGKVYLYHVKLQEGNRIFVVEMKKDLSDIVPGTEKECIASTAEWENTAGSDWPVAEGPTVFKHKGLYYLIYSSNDFRNKDYAVGYATATSPTGPWKKYEGNPIISRKTVGYNGSGHGDVFADKEGKLRYVLHTHRSDTRVSPRATAVIDITFKPGKDGVDVLEADPATFKWLQVQR